From Halococcus saccharolyticus DSM 5350, a single genomic window includes:
- the argF gene encoding ornithine carbamoyltransferase: MTRHFTDIDDLSISELETVLDIAAELKARTKRDEPHPLLERRTLGMVFEKPSARTRISFETGMTQLGGHAIFLGPDDIGLGEREPLRDTARTLSGYVDCAMVRLFDHADLEELAAYADVPIVNGLTDDAHPCQTLADLLTLRETVGFDAQVAWVGDGNNVAQSFVLGCALAGIDLTVATPEGYGIDERVLDRAGEIGTAPDVTADPEIAVAGRDAVYTDVWVSMGEEAERETKLAAFEERGFQVNADLLPDDATVLHCLPAHRGEEITEDVLESDRAAVWQQAENRLHAQKGLLAFLLDAL; encoded by the coding sequence ATGACACGCCACTTCACCGACATCGACGATCTCTCGATCAGCGAACTCGAAACGGTGCTCGACATCGCAGCGGAGCTCAAAGCGCGGACGAAACGTGACGAGCCACATCCCCTGCTCGAACGCCGAACGCTCGGCATGGTGTTCGAGAAGCCGAGCGCTCGGACCAGGATCTCCTTCGAAACCGGGATGACCCAGCTCGGCGGCCACGCGATCTTCCTGGGCCCGGACGACATCGGCCTCGGCGAGCGCGAACCACTCCGGGACACCGCCCGCACCCTCTCGGGGTACGTCGACTGCGCGATGGTCCGACTGTTCGATCACGCGGACTTGGAGGAGCTCGCGGCTTATGCCGACGTCCCGATCGTCAACGGGCTGACCGACGACGCTCACCCCTGTCAGACCCTCGCGGACTTGCTGACGCTCCGCGAGACGGTGGGGTTCGACGCGCAGGTGGCGTGGGTCGGCGACGGCAACAACGTCGCCCAATCCTTCGTTCTCGGGTGTGCGCTCGCCGGAATCGATCTCACGGTAGCCACACCGGAAGGGTACGGGATCGACGAGCGCGTGCTCGATCGCGCCGGCGAGATCGGGACCGCACCCGACGTGACGGCCGATCCGGAAATAGCGGTCGCGGGGAGGGACGCGGTCTACACCGACGTCTGGGTGAGCATGGGCGAAGAAGCGGAGCGCGAAACGAAACTCGCCGCGTTCGAGGAGCGTGGGTTCCAAGTGAACGCCGACCTCCTTCCCGACGACGCGACCGTGCTCCACTGCCTGCCCGCCCACCGCGGTGAGGAGATCACCGAGGACGTGCTCGAAAGCGATCGTGCGGCGGTGTGGCAGCAAGCCGAAAACCGACTTCACGCCCAGAAGGGGCTGCTCGCCTTCCTCCTCGACGCACTGTGA
- a CDS encoding [LysW]-lysine hydrolase, whose product MSEALTGVSVSAARDLLVELVETPSPTGEEAACAEILVDFFENHGREAFLDEVGNVRAPADDAVLLTSHIDTVPGDIPVRIEPGDGEREGSEVLWGRGSVDATGPLVAMAVAAVRTGVSFVGVVGEEVDSSGARHLVETRDAPDAVVNGEPSGWNGITLGYRGLLAGTYVATSESGHTSRPENSAIEDAIDWWERVRNTVADDRDEWTPVFERVTPKPIEVHGGTSDDGLSVEATMDVQFRVPPSLTVEEVREAADGELNGGTVRWYDEVSPVMTSPRNPVARTFRGAIRRADGEPRLLRKTGTSDMNIYQAWDCPMVTYGPGDSDLDHAPDERLSLDEFDRSTKVLEDVAEQLGGDA is encoded by the coding sequence ATGAGCGAAGCGCTCACGGGCGTTTCGGTGAGTGCGGCGCGCGATCTCCTCGTCGAGCTCGTGGAGACTCCCTCGCCGACCGGCGAAGAGGCGGCGTGCGCCGAGATACTCGTCGACTTCTTCGAGAATCACGGCCGCGAGGCGTTTCTCGACGAGGTCGGCAACGTCCGTGCGCCCGCAGACGATGCCGTTCTGCTGACCTCCCACATCGATACCGTGCCTGGCGACATTCCGGTGCGGATCGAACCCGGCGACGGCGAGCGCGAGGGGAGCGAGGTGCTCTGGGGTCGGGGTAGCGTCGACGCAACTGGGCCCCTGGTTGCGATGGCGGTCGCCGCCGTCCGAACAGGAGTAAGCTTCGTGGGTGTCGTGGGCGAGGAGGTCGATTCGAGCGGCGCGCGTCACCTCGTCGAGACCCGCGACGCGCCCGACGCGGTCGTCAACGGCGAGCCCTCAGGTTGGAACGGGATCACGCTCGGCTACCGGGGCCTGCTCGCGGGCACCTACGTCGCCACGAGCGAATCCGGCCACACCTCCCGCCCCGAGAACAGCGCGATCGAGGACGCAATCGACTGGTGGGAGCGGGTGCGAAACACGGTGGCCGACGACCGCGACGAGTGGACGCCCGTCTTCGAGCGCGTGACGCCCAAACCCATCGAGGTCCACGGCGGAACGAGCGACGACGGGCTCTCTGTCGAGGCGACGATGGACGTCCAGTTCCGCGTGCCGCCGAGCCTCACCGTGGAGGAGGTGCGCGAGGCCGCCGACGGCGAGCTGAACGGCGGCACCGTGCGCTGGTACGACGAAGTCTCGCCTGTCATGACCTCCCCACGGAACCCAGTCGCGCGGACGTTCCGCGGTGCGATCCGGCGGGCGGACGGCGAGCCGCGCCTACTCCGCAAGACGGGGACGAGCGACATGAACATCTACCAGGCGTGGGACTGTCCGATGGTCACCTATGGACCAGGCGACTCGGACCTCGACCACGCACCCGACGAACGTCTCTCGCTCGACGAGTTCGACCGCTCGACGAAAGTGCTCGAAGACGTCGCCGAACAGCTCGGAGGGGACGCATGA
- a CDS encoding aspartate aminotransferase family protein, whose protein sequence is MSGFVHNEKPIRLHRGEGVHLYDEDDTEYLDCGASYACAPLGHSHPDVTAAITDQVERLTFVQASYPVDARDRAHAALEAAAPDGLENVWLCNSGTEANEAALKFARSATGNSKIIATMQGFHGRTMGALATTWNSEYRDPYEPLIGDVEFVPYGDGDALAEAVDDETAAVILEPLQGEGGINLPSEGYLAAAHEHTEAAGAALILDEVQTGMGRTGELWACERAGVTPDILTTAKGLANGLPAGTALCADWIAENHGSHNATFSGGPVVSAAIDATVSTLVEEDIPTNAAEIGGYLAGELDAELGDRVRDVRDEGLMIGIEVKRGANRALRDLALDHGILALPAGRSVVRLLPPLILDEGHADQVVDALTDVLGGRSE, encoded by the coding sequence ATGAGCGGATTCGTCCACAACGAGAAACCGATCAGGCTCCACAGGGGAGAGGGCGTCCATCTCTACGACGAGGACGATACCGAGTATCTCGACTGCGGAGCGAGCTACGCGTGCGCGCCGCTCGGCCACTCCCATCCCGACGTGACCGCAGCGATCACCGACCAGGTCGAGCGGCTGACGTTCGTCCAGGCCTCCTATCCCGTCGATGCACGCGACCGAGCGCACGCGGCGCTCGAAGCCGCCGCACCCGACGGGTTGGAGAACGTCTGGCTCTGTAATTCGGGGACGGAGGCGAACGAGGCGGCGCTGAAGTTCGCCCGGAGCGCCACCGGGAACTCGAAGATCATCGCGACGATGCAGGGTTTTCACGGTCGGACGATGGGCGCGCTCGCAACCACGTGGAACAGCGAGTATCGCGACCCATACGAACCCCTGATCGGCGACGTCGAGTTCGTTCCGTATGGGGACGGCGACGCGCTCGCCGAGGCGGTCGACGACGAGACCGCGGCCGTGATCCTCGAACCCCTCCAGGGCGAGGGTGGGATCAACCTCCCATCCGAGGGGTATCTCGCGGCGGCGCACGAACACACCGAGGCGGCGGGCGCGGCGCTGATCCTCGACGAGGTCCAGACCGGGATGGGACGGACAGGAGAACTGTGGGCGTGCGAACGCGCCGGTGTGACGCCCGACATCCTCACGACCGCGAAGGGGCTCGCGAACGGACTTCCCGCGGGGACGGCGCTGTGCGCCGACTGGATCGCCGAGAACCACGGCTCGCACAACGCCACCTTCAGCGGCGGGCCGGTGGTGAGCGCCGCGATCGACGCCACCGTCTCGACGCTGGTCGAGGAGGACATCCCCACGAACGCCGCCGAGATCGGTGGGTATCTCGCGGGCGAACTCGACGCCGAGCTCGGCGATCGGGTCCGCGACGTGCGCGACGAGGGGCTGATGATCGGGATCGAGGTCAAGCGCGGCGCGAACCGCGCGCTCCGAGACCTCGCACTCGATCACGGGATCCTCGCGCTCCCCGCCGGTCGGTCGGTGGTCCGGCTACTGCCGCCACTGATCCTCGACGAGGGCCACGCCGATCAGGTCGTTGACGCCCTCACGGACGTGCTCGGGGGGCGGTCGGAATGA